The stretch of DNA GTCCCGCGTCCGAAACAGCTCTTCCCCACGCAATTCCTCGAGTTGCGAAATATGGCGCCGCACCGTCTGCCGCGTGCTGTTCAGTTCCGCCACCGCATGGGACAGGTTCAACGTCTGCGCCAGCGTCGTGAACGAGCGGATCATCTCGAACAGCAGCGGTTGATTGGCGTCGGTCAAGTTGCGCGTCGGGGCATTCACAGGCAAACCCAATGTATGATGAGCAATACATCTACGTTAAATGAATCATACATTAATGCAACATTTACGTGTGGTATTGGGTGCAAAACTAGCCAATTGAACCTGTGCGTGTACTCGGCGATGACTGTCTCCAGATAAACCGGAGGTAATTAGTTGTGTCACACCCAGTAGATGTTCACGTCGGCAAGCGCCTGAAACAAATCCGCACCCTGCGTCGGATGTCACAAACCGATGTTGCAAAACGTTTGGACCTGTCCTTTCAGCAGATCCAGAAATACGAAATCGGGTCGAACAGAATCGCGGCAAGCCGCCTGTTTGAACTGTCGCGTATCCTCGACGTGCCCACGTCCTATTTCTTTGAGGGTCTGGCCGAGCAGGATCCAGCCCCCCGCAACGATCGGGGCCTCGATATTGTGAACGCGCTCGCCACGATCGAAGACGAGAGAATCAAGTCGCGGATCGTGACCTTCATCGAAGACGTGTCGGGCCTGACAGTCGCACGCAGGGCCTCCTGAGGGCGGTATTTCACGAAATACCCCTGCGGTGTATGACGTCCGGCTGCACCACGGGCCCAAAAGAATAGTAGTCGTACGAGTGACACCGCGCCCAACTTGGGCGCGGTTTTATTTTGTGCAATACTCTTCCCATGCCACATCCATGCTGCACTGCAGTATAATGCCACGCAAGAAACGAACAAATGGCCGCACCAAAATGAATGTTTGTTGCGCTGCACCTGCGAACTAGGTAAGCCGAGACCGAGTTGAAAATGAGGAGCCAAGCCATGGCACATGACGGACAGGATATTGGGGCGGTCACGCCCATTTTACTGGATGACCTGCTTGGTCTGACACGTGCGGCGCTGAAGCCAGTCCAGGACATTACCGAACTCGCCCGCACCCGTCTGCGGGCTGAACTCAGTGTGGATGGTCGCGTGTCCGGCGCCCTTGTGGAAGAGAATCAGACCGCCGCCCACGGTCTCGCGTGGCTCGCCACCTACACCGAATCGCTGCGCCAGATGCAGAAATGGGCCGAAGCGCTCGAATCGCAGTCCAAGTTTGGCGAGGTCGAAGCCCTGATTCACCAGATCGCGTTCGGTGAATACCTCTGGCAAATCTATGGCGGCATCCAGATGAACCAGGGCGAAGTGCTGCGCCTGCAGGATCTGGGCCTGTCCCAGGACGACATGCGCGGCATGATGGACCCCGCGGTCATGACACTGACCCAGGGCGGCAACACCCAAGCCGCCCGCGTGCGCCTTGTCGAGCTGATGCAGGAACGCAGCGCCGAGATCACGGTGGGCGCGTCCGGTCTCGACGAAGAGCTCGAGATGATCCGCGAGCAGTTCCGCCGCTACGCCGTGGACAAGGTCGAACCCTTCGCCCACGATTGGCACCTCAAGGACGAGCTGATCCCCATGGAGGTGATCGACGAGCTGGCCGAGATGGGCGTTTTCGGCCTGACCATCCCCGAAGAATACGGCGGCTTCGGTCTGTCCAAGGCCTCCATGTGCGTGGTGTCCGAAGAGCTGTCGCGCGGCTATATCGGTGTCGGCTCGCTCGGCACCCGGTCCGAGATTGCCGCCGAACTGATCATCGCCGGCGGCACGGAAGAGCAAAAGCAAAAGTGGCTGCCGCAACTGGCCAGCGCCGAAACGCTGCCCACAGCCGTGTTCACGGAACCCAATACCGGCTCGGACCTCGGCGCCCTGCGCACCCGCGCGGTCAAGGACGACAATGGCGACTACAAGGTCACGGGCAACAAAACCTGGATCACCCACGCCACGCGCACGCAGGTGATGACGCTGCTGGCCCGCACCGATCCCAACACGACAGACTACAAGGGCCTGTCGATGTTCCTCGCTGAAAAGACGCCCGGCACCGACGAAAACCCGTTCCCAACCGACGGCATGACCGGCGGCGAGATCGAAGTGCTGGGCTACCGCGGCATGAAAGAATACGAGCTGGGCTTCGACAACTTCCACGTGAAGGGTGAGAACCTGCTCGGCGGCGAAGAGGGCAAAGGCTTCAAGCAGCTGATGGAGACCTTCGAATCGGCCCGCATCCAGACCGCAGCCCGCGCCATCGGTGTGGCGCAATCCGCGCTCGACATCTCGATGCAATACGCACAGGACCGCAAGCAGTTCGGCAAATCCCTGATCGACTTCCCCCGCGTCGCCAACAAACTGGCGATGATGGCGGTCGAGATCATGGTGGCACGCCAGCTCACCTATTTCTCCGCCTTCGAAAAGGACGAAGGCCGGCGCTGCGACGTGGAGGCGGGCATGGCCAAGCTGCTCGGCGCCCGCGTGGCGTGGGCGGCTGCCGACAACGGGTTGCAAATCCACGGCGGCAACGGCTTTGCCTTGGAATACAAAATCTCCCGCGTGCTCTGTGACGCCCGTATTCTCAACATCTTCGAAGGTGCGGCCGAAATTCAGGCCCAGGTCATCGCCCGCCGCATCCTCGGCTGACACACACCCGTAAGGCGGGTTTTCAACCCGCCATACCCTCTGTGATCAGCAACACTGTAGGCCGGGCTTCTGCCCGGCCTCGTCGTTTCTACGGCACACACATCCCATTAACCCACCCTTAACCTTCACCACCGCACGCTCCGTTAACCCCGGTTTCGGTGCATCAGCGGTGCACGGTCGGTGCACACATGGTGCACAGGTTGTGCATCGCCGTTTTCCCAACAAACACGGGCGTTAACCCGCATATCCGACCCTCCCGCGTAAAACGCGGGTTAACTGTTGCGCGTACGGTGCCTCCTCCGCCATTCTGACCCAATGCTCACCTTCGCCGCCGCCGTCTTCTTCCTGATCATTACCCCCGGCCCCGGCGTCCTTTCGGCGGCAGGCGTCGGCGCCGCCTTCGGCATGCGGTCGGGCCTGCGCTACGTGCTGGGTCTCCTCATCGGCAACAACCTCGTGATCCTCGCGGTGATCAGCGGCCTCGCCGCCCTGATCCTCGCAAGTCCGGCCCTGCGGACATTCCTGTTCGTTCTGTCCACCGGCTACCTGCTCTACCTCGCGGCGCGCATCGCATTTGCCGGGTCAAAACTGGCCTTCGCCCCGGCAGAGACCGAGCCCGGCGTGATCAACGGCATCCTGCTTCAGCCAATCAATCCAAAGGCTTACGCCGTCAACACGGCGCTCTTTTCCGGCTTCGCACTGATGCCTGACGCGCTTGTGGCCGAGGCCGCCTGGAAGCTCCTGATCGTCAACGCGATCTGGCTACCGATCCACGTGCTGTGGGTTTGGTTCGGGGTGCAACTCAAGGCGCTCGACCTCGCCCCGCATCGCCAGCGGCGGATCAATTATGCCATGGCCGCATCCATGCTTCTGGTGGTCGCGCTGGCGGTGGCCTCCGGGATCTAGAACCGCCCACATGCCGGCCGAACAGCATGCAAGATAAGCAAATTTTTTCGCACCATGTGCGGCAAAACGCTCATACCGGAAGTTGTAGCCGCTTTCGCTTGCACCCCTGCATACCCGAGCGTATCGCACGAACATGGCCAAAGCACCCCTTTCCCCCGCCGCCTGGATCGACGCCGGGCTTGAACAGCTCACCGCCCAAGGGCCACTTGCGCTCAGGGCCGAGCCATTGTCACGACACCTGAAGACCTCCAAAGGGTCTTTTTACTGGCATTTCAAGGACGTACCAGCATTCCAGAAGGCATTGCTCGCCGAATGGAAAAGCCGCGCCTTGGCAACGCTTGCCGACGACAGCGCACAGAATGGAACGCCCACGGACAAGATGATCCGCTTCGGACAAAGCGTACAGGAAGACAGCCCCGGTCCCGCCCTGCGCGCCTGGGCGCAGCAGGACAAAGCCGTCGCCAAGGCGCTGGCAGAGGTCGATACGGCCCGCCTCAAGCGTCTCACGGATCTGATGTCCAGCATCGGTGTCACGAACGAGGATTTCGCACGCTCCGCCTATGGCTCGCTTGTCGGGCTGAAGCAGATGCGCACCGACGATGGTGAAGCGCTCGTCGCCTTTGCGGCACTCGTAGATCTGGTGATGGCCCTGAAATGATCCGCGCTGCGGCGCTGACGCTGCTTGCGTCCATCCCCGCCTGCCAGGCAGACGAGACGGTCGCACGCTACGGCGCCGCAGATCGGCTGTGGGAGCTGCAAACCCTGAACGGCTCCGCACTGCCTGGGCCCACGACGCTCGAATTTCAGCCGGGCGGCCCGGTGTCGGGTCAGGCGCCCTGCAACAGCTTCAGCGCAACCAACACGGTGCCGTATCCATGGTTCCAACTCAGCCCGATCCTGGCCACGCGCACAGCCTGCGCGGACCTTGATGCGGAAACGGCATATCTCGACGCACTCGCGCGCATGACCCAGTCCGAAGTGCGCGAGGGCACGCTCTTTCTGCGCAATGATGACGGCGACGAAATGGTGTTCACAACGTCCGACTGAACGCATCGACAAAACGCGCGCGCGCTTCCGGCAATGGCCGCGACCCCAGATCAGGGGCAAGGTGGTGCGCCAGAAAATACCCGGTCGTCTCCAACCCCTGTGCAATCTCGCGATCCGGCGCGTCCCCCTCGCGGCGCAGCACTGCCGGCAGGGGCAGCAGCCGGTCCGCCCAGATGCCAGCACCCGCCTCGGATACGGCCCGCCCCGTCTTGGGCGACACATAGGCCAGGCCGTCCGTCGCCCCCGTCGCCGCACAGGCCGACAGATCAAGGCCAAAGCCCATCTCCTCAAGCAGCGCCAATTCCCATTGCAAATAGGCCAACGGCCATACGGCGTCCTGCCCCAGCAGATCCAGCAGCGCTTCGGTCCGACGGTACAGCGGTCCATACGCTTCGCGCTCCGGCAGGCAAAATCCCAACAAGCCGGTGACGGCATTCAACCCCGCCAGCGCCAACCGATTGCCCATGACCAATGCGGCACGGCTGCGCACAGGCTCTACGGCAAATGTCCCGATATGATCCTCAAGCCGCGCACGCCACGCCACATCCAACTGCGCCCCAGGCTGCAGGATGGGCGCGATCTTGCGGCTGGTCCCGCCCCGCACGACACCGGCATGGCGCCCCTTTTCCTCGGTAAACACATCAATGATCGCGCTGGTCTCTCCATGGCGCCGCACGCTCAGCAATATGCCCGTGCCGCGCCACTCCATCTCAGGCCAGACCCTCTTGATCCAGAAGGTGCCGCCCGGCCCGGTCCTCCACCTCGATCACCCACAGATCGGGATCAAACCCGCGCTGCCGGGCCACGGCGGCGTCCACATCCGGTTCCGGCCCGGACGCCAACTCGGCCCAGACCCGCGTGTCGGTCATCAGATCAAAAGACCGCTGGTACAGAACAGCCTGTCCATCCAGCGTGTTCAGCTTGACCAAAACCGCCCCGCCCGTGTCATCCCCATGGGACACGACAAACCCCGGGATGTCGGCAAAGCGCAGGCGCGCCAGATACGCGTCCACCCAGAACCGGGATGTCAAACGGGGCGACACGCACGCTCCTTCACTTTGCCAGATAAACCGCCCCCGGAGGGCCGATCAGCAAAACGCTCAGGCATTTCCATCTTTGAAATCCAGACCCATCTGGTCATAGCGTTCCGCCTCTTCCAGCCACTTCTCGCGCACCTTCACCTGCAGGAACAGATGCACCTTGCGGCCCAGAAACTCCGCCAGTTCCTCGCGTGCGGCCTTGCTCACCGCCTTGATGGTCTCGCCCTTGTGACCCAGGACGATTCCCTTGTGCCCATCGCGGCTGACATAGATGATCTGGTCCACCTTCGCCGATCCATCCTTGCGCTCTTCCCAGGCTTCCGTCTCAACGGTCAGCTGATAGGGCAGCTCCTGATGCAGGCGCAGGGTCAGCTTCTCGCGGGTCATCTCGGCGGCGATCATGCGCATGGGCAGATCGGCAATCTGATCCTCGGGATACAGCCATGGGCTTTCAGGCACCTGCTCCGCCAACCACTTCCGAAGGGTCTCGACCCCATGGCCCTTCTCGGCAGAAATCATAAAGGTTTCGACAAACTCGAACCGTTCGTTCAGGTCCTTGGTCAGACCCAGCAGAACGGGCGCCTCGACCCGGTCAATCTTGTTGATGGCCAGCGCCACGGTGCGGCCCTTTCCGATCTCAGCGAGCTGGGTCAGAATGCGCTCAACCCCAGCGGTCACACCGCGATGCGCCTCGATCATCAGCACGATGACATCCGCATCCGCCGCCCCGCCCCAGGCAGCGGCGACCATCGCACGGTCCAGACGGCGACGCGGCTGGAACAGCCCCGGCGTGTCGACAAAGACCAGCTGGCTGTCGCCCTCCATCGCCACGCCGCGAATGCGGGCACGGGTGGTCTGCACCTTGTGGGTCACAATGCTGACCTTGGCGCCCACCATGGTGTTCAGCAACGTGGACTTGCCCGCATTGGGCTCTCCGATCAGGGCGACGAAACCCGCACGCGTGGTCATGCCGACCCCTCCAATTCCTGTAGCAGCGCTTGGGCCGCAGCCTGCTGCGCCTCACGCTTTGACCCGGCGGTGGCGGTCGCCTCCGCGCCCGTGGACAGGCGGGCGGCGATGGTGAACACCGGCTGATGATCCGGCCCCGACCGGGCAGTTTCCACATATTGCGGCGGGGTCAGGCCCCGCGCCTGCGCCCATTCCTGCAACGCCGTCTTGGCGTCGCGCGCATCCGCATCGACGCGCGCGATGCGCTCACCCCATAGGCGCAGAATCAGCGCCTTGGCCGCCTCAAACCCGGCATCCAGATAGACGGCTGCGATCACCGCCTCGACCGCATCACCCAGCAACGCCTGCTTGCGCCGCCCACCTGACAGCATCTCGGACCGACCCAGGCGCAGCACATCGCCAAGTGCGATGTCGCGGGCCACCTCGGCGCAGGTCTCCTTGCGGACCAGTGCGTTGAAGCGCGGGGCCAGCGTCCCTTCGGCGGCACCCGGATCCGCTTCAAGCAAGGCTTGCGCCATCACCAGACCCAGCACCCGATCGCCCAGAAACTCCAGCCGCTGGTTGTCCGACCGCGTCGGCGACGACATCGATGCATGCGTCACCGCCTCGACAATCAGTTCGGGCGCGGCAAAACGGTGGCCGATCCGGCCCTCGAACGCCGAAAGGTCCGCGCCCAGCTTCACTCGATCCTCTTGAAATAGCGATCGCTGCGCCAGGTCCAGAAGAACAGCATAGACCGGCCCGCGGACGAGAACATGATGCGGTCTGCGCGACCAATCAGGTTCTCGAACGGCACGTACCCCACGCCACCCGCCACCTGCGCCAAGCGGCTGTCAGAGGAGTTGTCGCGGTTGTCACCCATGAAAAAGTAATGACCCTCGGGCACGCGGTAAACGGGCGTGTTGTCGGATTGCTGAACGGCCACGTTCAGCACCACGTGTTCTTCACCATTCGGGAACGTCTCGACAAAGCGCGACTTGGTACAGGCGGCGCCCTGCCCCACCGCGCCGCTCTCACACCGGGGCAACAGGCCCTGCGGCCCCTGTCGGTCGAACACCTCTGTAAACGTGCCCGCAGGGTCCTGCGGCACCGGCGTCCCGTTCAGCACGATCTGCCCGTCGCGCACCTGCACGGTATCCCCCGGCAGGCCCACGACCCGCTTGATGAAGTCCGCCCCCGACACAGGGTGACGGAACACAACCACATCGCCCCGCTCGGGCTGGCCCGCCAAGATACGATCATCGCCCATGAACCCGCACAGCGCCTGCGCATCCAGTCCAACGGCTGGAATCGACGGGCAGGACGCGTAGGAATAGCCGTAGGCCATCTTGTTCACGAACAGGAAATCCCCGATCAGCAACGTCTCTTTCATGGACCCCGACGGAATCCAGAACGGCTGAAAGAACAGGGTCCGAAACACACCCGCAATCAGCAGCGCATAGACGATGGTCTTGATCGTCTCGATCACGCCATTCTGGGACTTTTCCTTGGCGGCCATTGCGCGCTCCTTGGGGTGTGGGGTCAGCGCTACATGCGGGTGACGTGCGGGGGTGTCAAGCCACCGGCGCCGATTGTATCGGGCGCGCTTCAATCACGACAAAGGCCTGTGCCCAAGGGTGATCATCGGTCAGGGTCACATGGATGATCGCCTCATGTCCCGCAGGTGTCATCGCGGTCAAGCGTTCCGCCGCCCAGCCTGTCACGTGCATGACCGGCTGACCTGTCTTGAGGTTGGTGACGGCCATGTCCTTCCACGCAATTCCCATGCGCAGACCGGTGCCCAGCGCCTTCGAACAGGCCTCCTTCGCCGCCCATCGCTTGGCATAGGTGCCCGCGATGTCCGCGCGGCGCTCGGCCTTGGCCTGCTCGATGTCAGTGAACACCCGGTTGCGGAACCGGTCGCCAAAGCGGTCCAGCGTGCCCTGAATGCGCTCGATATTCGCCAGATCGGTGCCAATGCCCAGGATCATCTACAGTCTCACGCGGAAAAGAGCGGAAAGGATACGCCCAAGGCCCACGCCAGAACAAGCCCCAGCGCCAGCCCTGCCGTCCCCGGCCCCGTGCGCTTGGCAAAGGCACGGCCCATCACGCCAAAGGTCAGGAAAAACAGCAGGATGACAGGGGCGATCATGATCAGGAAAAACAGCCCCTCGAAATCCAGCGCAACGGCAATGCCCAGCGACACCAAAAGCGCAAGACGCAGCACCACTCGCTGCCACGCCGGCGCGCCAAAGGCCGCACGCGCGTCGGCCAGCATGAACGGCACAGCCCCCAACGCGAGCGCAGCGAGGATCGGCAACCGCCCGTCCGTCGGCCAGAAATTCGCGCCGTACCGATCAAGGGCCAGCCCGAACACGCCCAGCCCCCACACCACCAAAATACCAGCCGCCAAGGGCGCGGGCGCGGTCAACCGCCGCCCCGTCCAGAACAGCAACCCCAGTTGCAGCAGGCCATAGATGAACAAATGCAGCGCCAGATAATCCGCAACCAGAACCGGCAACAGCCGGGTGTCCAGCGGTGCTGCGATCAACGGCGCAACCAGCGCAGGCACAAAGGCGACTAAGGCAAATGCACGCCAGCCCATCGGCTGCACCCCCGGCGCCTTCTGAGGAAACAGCCGCGCCAATGGCGCCACCAACGCCGTCACCGCGAAGAGCAACGCGATGAGCGCCCACCCCGTGGGCGGCACGGATGCCACACCCGATCGCTGATAAAACCCGTTCACCCAATCCAGCGCCTCCGCCCGACCGGCCCGGGAATGCAGGATCGCCACATGCTCGGCATAGGGCGCCAACACAGCGCGGCGGCTGACATCGCCAGCGACGACCGTTTCGCCCACCACAGCCGCCGGATCGACCATCCGGGCCGCCTCCAACGCGAAGTCGGTCAAGCCCGGCTCCCACACGCCGGTCACGAGCAGCATATGCCCGGGATGGGCTGCATCAATCGCACGGGAAAAGGCAGACAGCAGCACAATCGGCCCCACACGCGGATCATCCTGCGCCACACGCACCAGCACATCCGTCGCCATCGAATGTCCCAGCAGCGCAACCGGCACATCGCCCGCCACACTGTCGATCACGGCGCGGGTCTGGGTCACCAGCCGCTGGGTTGTCCCGTCAATGGCATTCACGTCCCCGCCCATCGGCGTCGGGTGCAGGCCGTGTCCCTCAAAATCAAAGGCGTGAACGGTATAGCCCGCCTGCGCCAGCACAAGGGAATACCCCTGCATCATCTGCCGCGACCCGGCAAAGCCATGCGCCACGATCACGGGCGGCCCATCTGCCGCGCTGGAATAGATGGTCACAGGGGTATCGCCGACGCGGCGGTCTTCGATCGTCAGACCCGCGCGCGCGCCTTCCAGAACCGTCACGGCCCACGCCGCCACCAGCACAGCGACCACGGCCACAAGCCACCCCCGCATGGGGCCGCTAAACCGCGTCGATGTCAAAAACGAGAACCCCGTCCCCGCCGCCTTCGCACAGGGCGACCAGCCGTGCGCCCAGCGCCTTATGCTCGGGATCGACGGCATAGGTGGCCAAGGCTTCGGCGTCCAACGCATCCAGCGTAAAGCCGTAGGGATAATCCGGGCTCTTGCTCTCATAATCCCGATTGGGCCCGGCACGGAAGCCTGAACAGCCCGGAATGCGGCGCACGACATCGCCCAGACCCAGCATGACCTTGTCGAGCTCGGCGCTGTCCGCCTTTGGGGCGAGACGCAGGAAAACGCAATGACGGATCATACTTGGCTCCTATCCTCTGCACGTCGATTGGCGATGGCCAGAGCGACGGCATATTCAACATTCACTCAAGAATGGAGCGTTCCAGCGAAAGCACAAGCCACCGGCACAAAATCGTCGGGAACATGCCGATCAGGCCCTCGCGTCGTCCATCAACCGGCGCATCTCGCGAATGGCGGGGTCCAGGCCCAGAAAGATTGCCTCGCCGATCAGAAAGTGGCCGATGTTCAACTCCATCACCTCGGGAAAGGCCGCAACGGGGGCAACTGTCTCATAGGTCAGCCCGTGGCCCACATGCACCTCAAGACCCAGATCATGGGCAAAGGCCGACATCTCGCGCATCGCCTCCAACTCGCGGTCGCGGTCGTCAAACCGCCCCTCGTGATGCGCGTCGCAATAGGCACCGGAATGCAGCTCGATCACCTGCGCACCGATCCGGTGGGCGGCTTCGATCTGGCGTTTGTCGGCGGCGATAAAGATGGACACACGGCACCCCGCATCGCGCAGCGGCGCAATGAAATGGGCCAAGCGGTTCTCCTCGCGCGCCACTTCAAGCCCGCCCTCGGTCGTGCGTTCCTCGCGCTTTTCGGGCACGATGCAGACGGCGTGAGGTTTATGGCGCAGCGCAATGCTCTGCATCTCGTCCGTCGCCGCCATCTCGAAATTCAGCGGCACGGACAGCACGTCCATCAACCCTTCGATATCCGCGTCCGAGATGTGGCGGCGGTCCTCGCGCAGGTGCGCGGTGATGCCGTCGGCGCCCGCGGCTTCGGCCATCTTGGCCGCCCGCAACGGATCTGGCGTGTCCCCGCCACGCGCATTCCGCACCGTGGCCACGTGGTCGATATTCACACCAAGGCGCAGCTTACCCAAAGCAGATGTCATCGGTTCAGTCCTTCCAACCCATGTCGCTCAGCCGCAACCTAGTGCGGATATAACCCACCGGAAATACGGACAAAGCGGGAAAATTGTACCAAGCGATCAGTCGACGTTCTGCTTGGCGCTTGCCGCCTTGCTGGCGGCCTTGGCCTTCAGCGCCTCGAACTTGGCCTTGATGGCCCCCTTGCGACGCTTCTGGTAGGCGCGGATCACGGGCACGGACAGGTAATAGCTGACCGTGGCAACCAAGATGCCCGGAATGATGCCGCCGATCAGGTAGGGAAAGAACACTTCGTCGTAAAAGATGCTCAGGTTGGTCCAGTCCCGCGGCTCATCCAACCACACATGCTTGAGGTTCAGCCATAGATCCGCACCCGCATCGACGAACTTCCCGCCAAAGGACCGCTCGGTCTCTTCCTTCATCTCCGTGCCCAAAAGCCAGTGACCGGTTTGCAGCGACACGAGGCCGATGGGCACATAGGTCAGCGGGTTGCCAAAAAAAGTTGCCATCAGCGCCGCCACGATGTTGCCGCGCATCGCCGTGGCAATCACGGCAGCGACCAGAAAATGCAGGCCATAAAACGGGGTGAAAGTGGTTAAGACACCAGCCCAGATGCCCCGCGCGATCTTTTCGGGGCTGTCGGGCAACCGGCGAACGCGGTGCTTTACATACTGAAACGCGCGCGCCCAGCCCCCGCGCGGCCAGAGGGTTTCCAGCACCGCGCGCAGGAACGGTTTGGGGTCGCGGCGCTTGAACACCAATGTCTTGTCGCCCCTTCTTGCGCCTAGCCCGCCACCACCGCTTGGCCCGCAGACGGGGCAGGACGGCGAAAGCGGTCGATGGCGGCCACATCACTCTCTGCTTCAAGGGCGCCCATCAACGTATGCAAATGCGGGGCATCCCGAAGCTCTACGTAGACCAGCAGCCGGAAAAAGTCAGGCTTCCGATCCACAAACTCAAGGTTCGAGATATTCGCCTTGCTCTCACCGATCAATGTGCAAATCCGCCCCAGCACACCGGCGTCATTGCCAATCGTGATATCCAGCGTCACACCGTACACGGCTGGGTGACTGCCGTCGTGCCAATGCAGGTCCAGCCAGCGGTCGGGCTGATTCTCGTATTCCACCAAACGTTCACAATCGATGGCGTGAACCACAACGCCCTCCCCACGAAAGGCGATGCCGACAATGCGCTCGCCCGGCAGCGGCTCACAGCAGGTCGCACGCTGAAACGACTGCCCGGGCAACAGACCGATCACGGCCCGGCGCGCGTCCACCTGCTTTCCGGGTTTTGGCGTCAAATCGGGATAAATCGCCTGCACCACCTCGCGGCCAGTCAGTTCTGCCGATCCCAGACGCGCCAGTACCTCATCCGCTCCCTTCAGGCGCAGGTGCTTGGCCGCCGCCTCCAGCGCCTTGTCGGTTGCTTTCTTTTGCACGTGGGCAAAAGCTGAACGCGCCAA from Tateyamaria omphalii encodes:
- a CDS encoding DUF2062 domain-containing protein; the protein is MVFKRRDPKPFLRAVLETLWPRGGWARAFQYVKHRVRRLPDSPEKIARGIWAGVLTTFTPFYGLHFLVAAVIATAMRGNIVAALMATFFGNPLTYVPIGLVSLQTGHWLLGTEMKEETERSFGGKFVDAGADLWLNLKHVWLDEPRDWTNLSIFYDEVFFPYLIGGIIPGILVATVSYYLSVPVIRAYQKRRKGAIKAKFEALKAKAASKAASAKQNVD
- a CDS encoding Dabb family protein, which produces MIRHCVFLRLAPKADSAELDKVMLGLGDVVRRIPGCSGFRAGPNRDYESKSPDYPYGFTLDALDAEALATYAVDPEHKALGARLVALCEGGGDGVLVFDIDAV
- a CDS encoding pyridoxine 5'-phosphate synthase, which produces MTSALGKLRLGVNIDHVATVRNARGGDTPDPLRAAKMAEAAGADGITAHLREDRRHISDADIEGLMDVLSVPLNFEMAATDEMQSIALRHKPHAVCIVPEKREERTTEGGLEVAREENRLAHFIAPLRDAGCRVSIFIAADKRQIEAAHRIGAQVIELHSGAYCDAHHEGRFDDRDRELEAMREMSAFAHDLGLEVHVGHGLTYETVAPVAAFPEVMELNIGHFLIGEAIFLGLDPAIREMRRLMDDARA